A stretch of Aedes aegypti strain LVP_AGWG chromosome 2, AaegL5.0 Primary Assembly, whole genome shotgun sequence DNA encodes these proteins:
- the LOC5569610 gene encoding uncharacterized protein LOC5569610, with the protein MIKAVVVLAVLCGITAAYKVPVQNAFMYYQQPMGNYMPSHAVYGIHFQNQQLRNQRVSAFAAGNTIATGTYLKDCQNADDDSDEEAVQDPNVESEADANQSELPVEEESNQDAPAVHETEDEESTADEPAVAPVVPAVAPSATVPEKKKKKVPVQVDSDEEEEQVVKGGRRGASDSAAPNAFFPISFGSTSGGPIAIANSYNTGKEGTASSTAIAHGSTVIDELRRVPVQLKKKPSKLQARKI; encoded by the exons ATGATTAAGGCCGTGGTTGTTCTTGCTGTGCTGTGTGGCATCACAGCTGCTTACAAAGTTCCCGTGCAAAATG CTTTCATGTATTACCAACAACCAATGGGTAATTACATGCCTTCACATGCCGTGTACGGAATTCATTTCCAGAACCAGCAGCTGCGAAATCAACGAGTATCTGCATTCGCTGCTGGTAACACCATTGCAACTGGCACATACTTGAAAG ATTGCCAAAACGCAGATGACGATAGTGATGAGGAGGCTGTTCAGGACCCAAATGTAGAGTCTGAGGCTGATGCCAACCAATCGGAGCTGCCAGTCGAAGAAGAATCTAATCAAGATGCTCCAGCTGTTCACGAGACCGAGGATGAAGAATCAACAGCTGATGAACCAGCAGTTGCTCCAGTGGTTCCAGCTGTTGCACCATCAGCCACGGtcccagaaaagaagaagaagaaggttccCGTGCAAGTAGATTCCGATGAAGAAGAGGAACAGGTCGTTAAGGGTGGACGCCGTGGTGCCAGCGATTCGGCTGCTCCAAATGCTTTCTTCCCAATCAGCTTTGGAAGCACGAGTGGTGGACCAATTGCCATTGCCAACTCATACAACACCGGAAAGGAAGGTACAGCCTCCAGCACTGCCATCGCCCATGGAAGCACGGTTATCGATGAGCTGAGACGAGTTCCAGTTCAACTGAAGAAGAAGCCCTCCAAACTGCAGGCAAGAAAAATTTAA
- the LOC5569609 gene encoding uncharacterized protein LOC5569609 isoform X2, whose product MMKIVAVLVVLCGISAGYSVPMRNAFMYYQQPMGYMAQRQAMYGLHYQNQQLRNQRRSAGVSALAAGTYLKDVESAETPVQDPNVQSVADAYPAEQYPVEDVPLQDVPAVNEFEAEEPIADEPVAAPAVPAVIPEKKKKKVTVQLDSDEEEDTQVSRRGGSRPAAPNAYFPINFGSTNGGAIAIANSYSTGKGGSATSTATAYGSPATAELRRAAPAQLRKKPAKLRARQ is encoded by the exons atgatgaaaattgtggCTGTTCTTGTTGTGCTGTGCGGAATCAGTGCTGGGTACTCGGTTCCCATGCGAAATG CTTTCATGTATTATCAACAGCCCATGGGATACATGGCCCAGCGCCAAGCTATGTATGGACTCCATTACCAGAACCAGCAACTCCGGAATCAACGTCGCTCGGCTGGAGTGTCTGCCTTAGCTGCCGGAACATATCTGAAGG ATGTTGAAAGCGCTGAGACGCCTGTTCAGGACCCGAACGTGCAGTCTGTTGCTGATGCGTACCCAGCGGAGCAATACCCAGTTGAAGATGTGCCCCTGCAAGATGTCCCAGCTGTTAACGAATTTGAAGCCGAGGAGCCTATTGCTGATGAACCAGTTGCTGCTCCTGCCGTCCCAGCCGTGAtcccagaaaagaagaagaagaaggttacTGTTCAGCTGGACTCTGATGAAGAAGAGGACACCCAGGTTAGCCGTCGTGGAGGAAGCCGTCCTGCTGCTCCAAATGCTTACTTCCCAATCAACTTTGGAAGCACTAACGGAGGAGCCATTGCCATTGCCAACTCGTACAGCACTGGAAAGGGAGGATCGGCCACCAGCACTGCCACTGCCTACGGAAGTCCAGCTACTGCTGAGCTGAGAAGGGCTGCCCCTGCCCAGTTGAGGAAGAAACCTGCCAAGCTGCGAGCTCGCCAGTAA
- the LOC5569609 gene encoding uncharacterized protein LOC5569609 isoform X1, translating into MMKIVAVLVVLCGISAGYSVPMRNAFMYYQQPMGYMAQRQAMYGLHYQNQQLRNQRRSAGVSALAAGTYLKDCQNTDVESAETPVQDPNVQSVADAYPAEQYPVEDVPLQDVPAVNEFEAEEPIADEPVAAPAVPAVIPEKKKKKVTVQLDSDEEEDTQVSRRGGSRPAAPNAYFPINFGSTNGGAIAIANSYSTGKGGSATSTATAYGSPATAELRRAAPAQLRKKPAKLRARQ; encoded by the exons atgatgaaaattgtggCTGTTCTTGTTGTGCTGTGCGGAATCAGTGCTGGGTACTCGGTTCCCATGCGAAATG CTTTCATGTATTATCAACAGCCCATGGGATACATGGCCCAGCGCCAAGCTATGTATGGACTCCATTACCAGAACCAGCAACTCCGGAATCAACGTCGCTCGGCTGGAGTGTCTGCCTTAGCTGCCGGAACATATCTGAAGG ATTGCCAAAACACAGATGTTGAAAGCGCTGAGACGCCTGTTCAGGACCCGAACGTGCAGTCTGTTGCTGATGCGTACCCAGCGGAGCAATACCCAGTTGAAGATGTGCCCCTGCAAGATGTCCCAGCTGTTAACGAATTTGAAGCCGAGGAGCCTATTGCTGATGAACCAGTTGCTGCTCCTGCCGTCCCAGCCGTGAtcccagaaaagaagaagaagaaggttacTGTTCAGCTGGACTCTGATGAAGAAGAGGACACCCAGGTTAGCCGTCGTGGAGGAAGCCGTCCTGCTGCTCCAAATGCTTACTTCCCAATCAACTTTGGAAGCACTAACGGAGGAGCCATTGCCATTGCCAACTCGTACAGCACTGGAAAGGGAGGATCGGCCACCAGCACTGCCACTGCCTACGGAAGTCCAGCTACTGCTGAGCTGAGAAGGGCTGCCCCTGCCCAGTTGAGGAAGAAACCTGCCAAGCTGCGAGCTCGCCAGTAA